In Oryza sativa Japonica Group chromosome 3, ASM3414082v1, one DNA window encodes the following:
- the LOC4333501 gene encoding protein DETOXIFICATION 29 — protein MGKLVSKSWQESKLLWHIAFPAILTAVFQFSIGFVTVGFVGHIGQVELAAVTVVENVIEGFAYGVLLGMGSALETLCGQAVGAGQVSMLGVYIQRSWIICGATAVILTPTYVFTAGILIGLRQPTDIAAVAGTYTRWVIPQLFAYAANFPLQKFFQSQSKVWAMTAISGIALALHVVLNYIFLTRLGHGLVAAALIGNVTWWLIILAQFIYLVSGCFPEAWKGFSMLAFKNLAAFVKLSLASAIMLCLELWYYTAVLILVGLLKDAKLQVDVMSVCINYQLWTLMVALGFNAAVSVRVSNELGANRPKAAKFAVAMAVSTSAIVGAVFMAVFFIWRTQLPRFFSDDADVVRESAKLGYLLAATIFLNSIQPVLSGVAIGAGWQSLVAFINIGCYYLVGIPLGVLFGFKLKLDAMGIWVGMSLGTLLQTAILAFISFRTKWERQAMMAEERIREWGGRNDDALPSTTTPTADDHNVDR, from the exons ATGGGGAAGCTGGTGAGCAAGAGCTGGCAGGAGTCGAAGCTGCTGTGGCACATCGCGTTCCCGGCCATCCTGACGGCCGTCTTCCAGTTCTCCATCGGCTTCGTCACCGTCGGCTTCGTGGGCCACATCGGCCAggtcgagctcgccgccgtcaccgtcgtcgaGAACGTCATCGAGGGCTTCGCCTACGGTGTCCTG CTAGGCATGGGGAGTGCGTTGGAGACGTTGTGCGGGCAGGCGGTGGGTGCTGGGCAGGTGTCCATGCTAGGCGTCTACATCCAACGCTCATGGATCATCTGTGGCGCCACCGCTGTCATCCTCACCCCgacctacgtcttcaccgccggcatcCTCATAGGGCTTCGCCAGCCCACCGAcatcgccgccgttgccggcaCCTACACCCGTTGGGTCATCCCGCAGCTCTTCGCCTACGCTGCCAACTTCCCTCTCCAGAAGTTCTTTCAATCGCAGAGCAAGGTGTGGGCCATGACGGCCATCTCCGGCATCGCCCTGGCGCTCCACGTTGTGCTCAACTACATCTTCCTCACCCGCCTCGGCcacggcctcgtcgccgccgctctcaTCGGCAATGTCACCTGGTGGCTCATCATTCTCGCCCAGTTCATCTACCTCGTCTCCGGCTGCTTCCCGGAGGCTTGGAAGGGGTTCTCCATGCTCGCCTTCAAGAACCTCGCCGCCTTCGTCAAGCTCTCGCTCGCCTCCGCCATCATGCTCTG CTTGGAGCTTTGGTACTACACAGCAGTGCTCATCCTTGTCGGCCTCCTAAAGGATGCCAAACTCCAGGTTGACGTCATGTCTGTCTG CATCAATTACCAGCTCTGGACCTTGATGGTTGCACTGGGCTTCAATGCAGCAGTGAG CGTGAGGGTGTCGAACGAGCTGGGCGCGAACCGGCCGAAGGCGGCCAAGTtcgcggtggcgatggcggtgtCGACGTCGGCGATCGTCGGCGCCGTTTTCATGGCCGTGTTCTTCATTTGGAGGACGCAGCTGCCGCGCTTCTTcagcgacgacgccgacgtggTCCGTGAGTCCGCCAAGCTCGGCTACCTCCTCGCCGCAACCATCTTCCTCAACAGCATCCAGCCCGTCCTCTCTG GTGTGGCGATAGGAGCAGGGTGGCAATCACTCGTGGCGTTCATAAACATAGGCTGCTACTACCTGGTTGGCATCCCACTGGGTGTCCTCTTTGGCTTCAAGCTGAAGCTCGATGCAATG GGGATTTGGGTGGGTATGTCACTTGGCACGCTGCTTCAGACAGCCATACTGGCCTTCATTTCCTTCAGGACAAAATGGGAGAGACAG gcCATGATGGCTGAGGAGAGGATCAGAGAGTGGGGAGGGAGGAACGACGACGCGCTGCCGtccacgacgacgccgacggctGATGATCATAACGTAGATAGATGA